The sequence AATAATCCATGCTGGTAGAACTACTGCAATGATAGAAGCTTCTTTAGTTGATGAAAGTGGAAAAATTTACGCTCATGGAACATCAACTTGTTTAATAATGAAAAAACATATTTAATAATATGAAAAAGATTTTGCTGAATATTTTAGCAGTTATTTTAGGTTTATTTATTGGTGGTTTTGTAAACATGTCAATCATCAATATCAGTGGAAGTATTATTCCTCCACCAAATGGAATAGATATTACGACAGAAGAAGGCTTGAAAGCTGCTATTCCATTATTTGAACCTAAGCATTTTTTGTTTCCCTTTTTAGCTCATGCAATCGGAACTTTAGTTGGAGCTTTTATCACTGCTTTAATTGCTAAAACATATCGAAAAATATTAGCCTTGGTAATTGGTTTAGCTTTTTTAATTGGTGGAATTATGATGGTTTTCATGGTACCTTCACCAACATGGTTTACATTAACAGACTTGATTCTTGCTTATATTCCAATGGCATTTTTAGGTTATAGTTTTGCATTTAAATTAAAAAAATAAAGCGAATTTGAAATCAAATTCGCTTTTTATATATAACCTAATAGCCTAAAAATTTCAATTGCAATTTCAAATTTCTTATTATTAAAATCACCTGATTTGGTTTTATTTACATCTTCAAAAATTCGAATTGAAAAATAATAGGTATTTTCTTTTGTTTTCAAAACTCCAACCCACCAATCAATTCGTTCTCCTTTATACACATTAAAAGTTTCATATCCATGAATGGTATAATTGGGATTATTAATGGTTAACATGCTATCAAACAAATATTTTTGATGCTTTTTATCGAATAAAAATTCTTGTTTATATAGTTTCCTGAAAAAATTAATTTGTTGTTCAGGGTTTGATAACAAATTTCCAAAATGCCAATAATATTTTTCTTTATGATTAAATTTTAAATTGGTAACATCTAAATCTTTCAAAAAGAAATCATAATTTTTATGTCGAACTAAATCTGATACATTCTGAAAATACCAATCATTTTTATAAAGTAAAGCTTCATCTAAATTAGTATTACAACTCCAATTATATTTAGGTGTTCCAAAATAATAACGTTTTACTCCATCCCAATACATAATTTCTCCAGGATCGTTCGAAATAACACCTAAATCTAAAGCTATTAACGTACTTGGAATATTAAATAACGAACCAATTGGTGAATTTCGTTTAACATCATTTTCAATATTAAACAACCAGGTATCTTTATTTTCATCATAAATTAAAATTGACCCATCAACATCTTTAGATTTAAAACAAAAGTCCAAAAAAGATTGAGAAAACCCAGAAAAATTAATTAAGATAAATAGTAATAAAATAATTTTTTTCATCTGTAAAATTATGCTTAATCGCAAAAATAGACAATTACTTTAAAATAAATAAAAATATCTAGA comes from Flavobacterium sp. I3-2 and encodes:
- a CDS encoding penicillin-binding transpeptidase domain-containing protein, yielding MKKIILLLFILINFSGFSQSFLDFCFKSKDVDGSILIYDENKDTWLFNIENDVKRNSPIGSLFNIPSTLIALDLGVISNDPGEIMYWDGVKRYYFGTPKYNWSCNTNLDEALLYKNDWYFQNVSDLVRHKNYDFFLKDLDVTNLKFNHKEKYYWHFGNLLSNPEQQINFFRKLYKQEFLFDKKHQKYLFDSMLTINNPNYTIHGYETFNVYKGERIDWWVGVLKTKENTYYFSIRIFEDVNKTKSGDFNNKKFEIAIEIFRLLGYI